From a single Alkalihalophilus pseudofirmus genomic region:
- a CDS encoding Na(+)/H(+) antiporter subunit F1, with translation MFQSILMIVLVVMSISLFVCFIRTLIGPTMSDRIVALDTFGINLIGFIGVIMMLQETLAYSEVVLVISILAFIGSIALSKFIERGVVFDRG, from the coding sequence ATGTTCCAATCCATTTTAATGATTGTATTAGTGGTCATGTCTATCTCATTGTTCGTTTGCTTTATCCGTACATTAATCGGCCCTACGATGTCTGACCGCATCGTAGCGCTTGATACATTTGGCATCAATCTAATAGGCTTCATCGGGGTCATTATGATGCTTCAGGAAACTTTGGCATACTCAGAAGTTGTTCTTGTCATTAGTATTCTTGCCTTTATCGGGTCGATTGCGCTTTCTAAATTTATTGAAAGGGGTGTTGTCTTTGACCGCGGTTGA
- a CDS encoding Na+/H+ antiporter subunit E, with product MAFQILLNLVIAVIWVNFQNSYTAVDFLIGYVVGIFILFVLRRFLRFDFYMRRVWAIIKLISLFFKELILANIDVIKIVLSPKMNIQPGIVAVPTKLKTDWELSLLASLISLTPGTLSMDFSDDNKYIYIHAIDVPNKEKMIRDIHDTFERAILEVTK from the coding sequence ATGGCTTTTCAAATATTATTAAACCTTGTCATTGCGGTTATCTGGGTTAACTTTCAAAATAGCTATACAGCTGTCGACTTCTTAATTGGATATGTTGTTGGGATTTTCATCTTATTCGTTTTAAGACGTTTTCTGCGTTTTGATTTTTACATGCGCCGCGTATGGGCTATTATTAAGTTAATTAGTTTATTCTTTAAAGAACTTATATTAGCCAATATAGACGTGATTAAGATTGTGTTAAGTCCTAAAATGAATATCCAACCTGGAATTGTAGCTGTGCCTACTAAATTAAAAACAGACTGGGAGTTAAGTCTTCTAGCATCTCTTATCTCTCTTACTCCAGGTACACTATCGATGGATTTCTCAGATGATAATAAATACATCTACATCCATGCGATTGATGTTCCTAATAAAGAGAAAATGATCCGTGATATTCACGATACATTTGAACGTGCTATTTTGGAGGTGACCAAATAA
- a CDS encoding Na+/H+ antiporter subunit D: protein MNNLVILPILIPFIVGTILILFAKNHSLQRVISGFTVIGMLLVAIYLAVDVYQNGISVLELGNWQAPFGIVLVADMFATMMVILASIVGVVCLFFAFQTISSEREKYYFYPFYFFLLAGVNGAFLTGDLFNLFVFFEVMLIASYILIVLGGTKYQLRESLKYVMINVFASILFIVGVAYLYSITGTLNLADLAVKVGELEQTGVLNVIAVIFLVVFAMKGGLFPLYFWLPRSYYGPPAAIAALFGGLLTKVGIYAIMRTFTLIFTHDPDFTHMLILILAGLTMFFGVLGAVSQFDFKRILSYHIISQVGYMVMGLGIYTQLAIAGAIYYIAHHIIVKAALFLFAGATQKITGTTDLKKMGGLLKTHPWLAWMFFISAISLAGIPPLSGFFSKFALILAAFLNENYIIAAVALAVGLLTLFSMMKIFIYAFWGEQKHTEQQANFKVGKLLLPIVPLVALTIILGFAAEPIFQYSLQVADQILDPTIYIESVLKE, encoded by the coding sequence ATGAATAACTTAGTCATACTACCGATTCTAATCCCATTTATTGTAGGTACGATTCTCATTTTATTTGCAAAAAATCATAGCCTACAGCGTGTGATCAGCGGCTTTACTGTGATCGGCATGCTGTTAGTAGCTATTTATCTTGCAGTTGATGTATATCAAAATGGAATCTCTGTTCTTGAACTGGGTAACTGGCAAGCACCATTTGGTATTGTCTTAGTTGCTGACATGTTTGCTACCATGATGGTCATTCTCGCAAGTATTGTAGGGGTTGTTTGTTTGTTCTTTGCCTTTCAAACGATCTCCTCAGAACGTGAGAAATATTATTTCTATCCGTTCTACTTCTTCTTACTTGCAGGGGTAAACGGAGCATTCTTAACTGGAGACTTATTTAACCTATTCGTCTTCTTCGAAGTGATGCTGATTGCCTCCTACATTTTAATTGTATTAGGCGGGACGAAGTATCAGCTTCGTGAATCATTAAAATATGTAATGATCAATGTTTTTGCTTCGATCTTGTTCATTGTCGGTGTGGCCTATCTTTACTCGATTACAGGAACACTGAACTTAGCTGACTTAGCTGTTAAAGTCGGTGAACTTGAACAGACAGGCGTATTAAATGTTATTGCGGTTATTTTCTTGGTTGTATTTGCTATGAAGGGTGGTCTCTTCCCTCTTTATTTCTGGCTTCCGCGTTCATACTATGGACCGCCAGCAGCAATTGCCGCATTATTCGGGGGCTTATTAACGAAAGTTGGGATCTATGCGATCATGCGTACATTCACGCTGATCTTTACTCATGATCCAGACTTTACCCATATGTTAATTCTAATTTTAGCTGGTCTGACGATGTTCTTTGGGGTACTTGGGGCCGTTTCACAGTTTGACTTTAAGCGAATCCTCTCATACCACATTATCAGTCAGGTTGGTTACATGGTGATGGGGCTTGGTATTTACACGCAGCTAGCAATTGCCGGTGCGATCTACTATATTGCCCACCATATTATCGTTAAAGCAGCCCTCTTCTTATTTGCAGGGGCAACTCAAAAAATTACCGGAACAACCGATCTAAAGAAAATGGGAGGTTTACTTAAAACCCACCCATGGCTTGCATGGATGTTCTTTATCTCTGCAATTTCCTTAGCTGGTATCCCGCCGCTAAGTGGATTCTTCAGTAAGTTTGCGCTTATTTTAGCTGCATTCTTAAATGAGAATTATATTATTGCCGCTGTCGCTCTTGCAGTCGGACTTCTAACATTGTTCTCAATGATGAAGATTTTCATTTACGCGTTTTGGGGTGAGCAGAAGCATACAGAACAACAAGCAAACTTTAAAGTGGGCAAACTTTTACTGCCAATTGTTCCACTTGTCGCTTTAACTATTATCCTTGGTTTCGCAGCCGAGCCAATTTTCCAATATTCACTGCAAGTGGCTGACCAAATTCTAGACCCAACGATTTATATCGAATCTGTACTTAAGGAGTAG
- a CDS encoding Na(+)/H(+) antiporter subunit C, with protein MEILMSITVGVLFMVGTYLILTKSLLRVIVGLILLSHGAHLLLLTMSGLQRGAPPLLGLEASTYSDPLPQALILTAIVISFGVTSFLLVLAYRTYKEHKTDDLDQLRGSADE; from the coding sequence ATGGAAATATTAATGTCCATCACTGTTGGTGTCCTCTTTATGGTCGGAACCTATTTAATTCTTACGAAAAGCTTGCTTCGAGTGATTGTAGGATTAATCCTGCTTTCACACGGAGCTCATCTCCTGCTTCTCACGATGTCAGGATTACAAAGAGGCGCACCACCACTACTTGGTCTTGAGGCTAGCACATATAGTGATCCATTGCCTCAAGCATTGATTTTAACAGCGATTGTAATTAGTTTTGGGGTCACATCATTCTTGCTTGTACTCGCATATCGCACATACAAAGAGCACAAGACAGATGATTTAGACCAATTAAGGGGATCTGCAGATGAATAA
- a CDS encoding Na(+)/H(+) antiporter subunit B, whose translation MKNLKSNDVLLHSVTRVVTFIILAFSVYLFFAGHNNPGGGFIGGLMTASALLLMYLGFDMKSIKKAIPFDFTKMIAFGLLLAIVTGFGGLLVGDPYLTQYFEYYQIPILGETELTTALPFDLGIYLVVVGIALTIILTIAEDDM comes from the coding sequence GTGAAGAACTTAAAATCTAATGATGTCCTTCTTCATTCCGTCACCCGCGTTGTGACATTCATCATCCTTGCATTTTCCGTCTACCTATTCTTCGCCGGTCACAACAACCCCGGCGGAGGATTTATCGGCGGATTAATGACAGCAAGTGCCCTGCTTTTAATGTATCTTGGGTTTGATATGAAGAGCATCAAAAAAGCAATACCATTTGACTTCACAAAAATGATTGCTTTCGGTTTGTTGCTGGCAATTGTTACGGGCTTTGGCGGCTTATTAGTCGGCGATCCGTATCTTACTCAATATTTTGAGTACTATCAGATACCGATTTTAGGTGAAACAGAGCTGACTACAGCACTGCCGTTCGACCTGGGTATCTACCTAGTTGTTGTCGGTATTGCACTCACGATAATTCTTACGATTGCGGAGGATGATATGTAA
- a CDS encoding Na+/H+ antiporter subunit A, whose translation MTVLHWATISPFLLAILIPFLYKYARRIHTGWFVLALPLVLFIYFIQYLSITSTGGVVEHTIPWVPSLGINFTVFVDGLSLLFALLITGIGTLVILYSIFYLSKKTESLNNFYVYLLMFMGAMLGVVLSDNLIVLYVFWELTSLASSLLISYWFHREKSTYGAQKSMLITVFGGFAMLGGFSLLYVMTGTFSIRGIIENVDLVTSSELFLPAMILVLLGAFTKSAQFPFHIWLPDAMEAPTPVSAYLHSATMVKAGIYLVARLTPVFAGSAEWFWLLTGFGVVTLLWGSTSAVRQKDLKGILAFSTVSQLGLIMTLLGLGSAAIYFGDSVDPAFYSFAIMAAIFHLINHATFKGSLFMTAGIIDHETGTRDIRKLGGLMAIMPVTFTVSLIGLASMAGLPPFNGFLSKEMFFTALLRATEMNVFNMETFGIIIVVLAWIASVFTFLYCLIMFFKTFTGKFQPENYDVKVHEAPIGMLISPVILGSLVIVFGFFPNILAYTIIEPAMQAVLPTVLADGELFYVNIYMWHGFNAELFMTMGVVAAGIILFLMMKNWAKTAFYMKERDPLNWFYDNSLSGVITGSQAVTRIQMTGLLRDYFAYMTAFMILLLGYTMFRYDAFTIDTTNVTGIAPYIWVITLVFIAATLSIPFINKRITAVVVVGVIGFLLALLFVVFRAPDLALTQLLVETVTVLLLMLAFYHLPELRKEEFKPRFNIVNLIISIGVGFLVTAIALSSLALGNEAGIEPISQFFVENSKELAGGYNMVNVILVDFRGLDTLLEVLVLGIAALGVIALIKLRMTGREDV comes from the coding sequence TTGACCGTATTACACTGGGCTACGATTTCGCCTTTTTTATTAGCTATTTTGATCCCATTTCTGTACAAATACGCTAGACGGATTCACACAGGCTGGTTTGTATTAGCACTCCCGCTTGTACTATTTATCTATTTCATTCAATACCTCTCGATAACCTCAACTGGAGGGGTTGTTGAGCACACCATTCCATGGGTACCCTCCCTTGGGATTAACTTTACTGTCTTTGTAGACGGTTTGAGTTTATTGTTTGCCCTATTGATTACCGGTATTGGAACTCTGGTCATCCTCTATTCGATCTTTTACTTATCAAAAAAGACCGAAAGCTTGAACAATTTCTATGTGTACCTTCTCATGTTCATGGGGGCAATGCTTGGGGTTGTCTTATCTGATAACTTAATTGTCCTTTATGTGTTCTGGGAATTAACTAGTTTAGCTTCATCGCTATTAATTAGTTATTGGTTCCACCGTGAAAAATCTACCTATGGTGCTCAAAAATCAATGTTGATTACCGTTTTTGGTGGATTTGCTATGCTCGGTGGTTTTTCATTGCTGTATGTCATGACTGGCACATTCAGTATTCGCGGAATCATTGAAAATGTAGATCTTGTGACATCAAGCGAATTGTTTTTACCAGCTATGATTTTAGTGCTGCTTGGTGCCTTCACTAAATCAGCACAGTTCCCATTCCACATCTGGCTGCCAGATGCGATGGAAGCACCAACACCTGTTAGTGCGTATCTTCACTCTGCAACGATGGTTAAAGCAGGGATCTATCTTGTTGCTCGTCTTACACCTGTGTTTGCCGGCAGCGCAGAATGGTTCTGGCTCTTAACCGGATTTGGTGTGGTTACCTTGTTATGGGGTTCAACATCAGCTGTCAGACAAAAAGACTTAAAGGGAATCCTTGCCTTCTCAACGGTCAGTCAGCTCGGTCTGATTATGACTTTACTAGGCTTAGGTTCTGCAGCGATTTATTTTGGTGACAGTGTCGATCCAGCCTTTTATTCATTTGCAATAATGGCTGCGATTTTCCACTTAATAAACCATGCAACCTTTAAAGGAAGTCTCTTTATGACAGCCGGTATTATCGACCATGAAACCGGCACCCGTGATATCCGTAAGCTTGGTGGTTTAATGGCCATCATGCCGGTCACATTTACGGTTTCATTAATTGGACTCGCATCAATGGCAGGTCTTCCTCCATTTAACGGGTTCTTAAGTAAAGAAATGTTCTTTACAGCGCTTCTTCGAGCAACAGAAATGAATGTCTTCAATATGGAAACATTCGGCATCATCATTGTTGTACTAGCTTGGATTGCGTCTGTATTTACATTCTTATACTGCTTAATCATGTTCTTTAAAACATTTACAGGGAAATTCCAGCCAGAAAATTATGACGTAAAAGTACATGAGGCTCCAATTGGAATGTTGATCAGTCCAGTTATTCTAGGCTCTCTTGTTATCGTCTTTGGTTTCTTCCCGAACATCTTAGCTTATACAATCATTGAACCTGCAATGCAGGCTGTTCTGCCTACAGTACTTGCCGATGGGGAGCTGTTCTATGTCAATATTTATATGTGGCATGGCTTTAATGCGGAACTGTTTATGACAATGGGTGTTGTAGCAGCTGGGATCATCTTATTCTTAATGATGAAAAACTGGGCAAAAACGGCCTTCTATATGAAAGAACGCGACCCGCTTAACTGGTTCTACGACAATTCACTTAGCGGTGTCATTACTGGTTCTCAAGCTGTAACAAGAATCCAAATGACTGGTCTATTGCGTGATTATTTCGCTTATATGACCGCTTTCATGATTCTTTTGCTTGGCTATACAATGTTCCGCTACGATGCCTTTACAATCGATACAACCAATGTAACGGGTATTGCTCCATATATTTGGGTCATTACACTCGTCTTTATTGCAGCAACGCTTTCCATTCCATTTATTAATAAACGGATCACTGCTGTTGTTGTTGTAGGGGTTATTGGTTTCTTACTTGCTTTACTATTTGTCGTGTTCCGTGCACCAGACCTTGCCTTAACACAATTACTAGTTGAGACCGTTACAGTTTTACTCTTAATGCTTGCTTTCTATCATTTACCAGAATTACGCAAAGAAGAATTCAAGCCGCGCTTTAACATCGTGAACTTGATTATCTCTATTGGAGTCGGGTTCCTTGTAACTGCGATTGCCTTAAGTTCTCTTGCTCTTGGAAATGAAGCAGGTATTGAGCCTATCTCACAATTCTTTGTAGAGAACTCTAAAGAGCTCGCAGGTGGGTACAACATGGTAAACGTCATCCTTGTTGACTTCCGTGGACTTGATACATTGCTTGAGGTTCTTGTACTTGGAATTGCTGCATTAGGTGTCATTGCATTAATTAAGCTACGAATGACAGGGAGGGAAGATGTGTGA
- a CDS encoding sporulation histidine kinase inhibitor Sda, whose translation MNNLSDELLIETYYKAIELDLSPDFIELIRIEISRRSLSDKIKLSS comes from the coding sequence ATGAATAACTTATCTGATGAACTTTTAATTGAAACGTATTACAAAGCAATCGAACTTGACCTAAGCCCTGATTTTATTGAATTAATTCGTATAGAAATCAGCAGACGTTCATTATCAGACAAAATTAAGCTTTCATCTTAA
- a CDS encoding YqeG family HAD IIIA-type phosphatase produces the protein MLKNLLPNKYVKSIFEINLEELKEAGIKGVITDLDNTLVEWDRPEATPEVREWFKKLQEYGMNVTIVSNNNRRRVSVFADPEEVVFIHNARKPMRRAFRQACRQMDLQPEETVVVGDQIFTDVLGGNRAGLQTILVVPVAKTDGLATKLNRRMERVVLNWMRKRGMIQWEE, from the coding sequence ATGCTAAAGAACCTATTACCGAATAAGTACGTAAAAAGTATTTTTGAAATTAACCTTGAAGAATTAAAGGAAGCTGGCATCAAGGGCGTTATTACAGACCTGGATAATACGCTTGTTGAGTGGGATCGTCCTGAAGCAACACCTGAAGTAAGAGAATGGTTTAAGAAGCTTCAAGAATATGGCATGAACGTTACGATTGTCTCAAATAATAACAGAAGAAGAGTTTCGGTATTTGCTGACCCAGAAGAAGTCGTATTTATTCATAATGCGAGAAAGCCAATGCGCCGAGCATTTAGACAAGCTTGTCGTCAAATGGATCTTCAGCCTGAGGAGACCGTTGTTGTTGGTGATCAAATTTTTACGGATGTTCTTGGCGGAAACAGAGCTGGCCTGCAAACGATCTTGGTTGTGCCAGTAGCGAAAACGGATGGTTTGGCCACAAAATTAAATCGCAGGATGGAACGTGTCGTATTAAATTGGATGCGAAAACGTGGAATGATTCAATGGGAGGAGTAA
- the yqeH gene encoding ribosome biogenesis GTPase YqeH, whose product MEEQTITCAGCGVQIQTEDKNKTGYAPKSALEREVIICQRCFRLKHYNEVQDVSLTDDDFLKLLNTLGHTDSLIVKVVDIFDFNGSWLPGLHRFVGNNDVLLVGNKVDLLPKSLKRNRLINWMKKSAKENGLKPVDVLLMSAEKGEGVLDIASEIDRLRDGRDVYVVGCTNVGKSTFINRIIKEFGGDTEQLITTSHFPGTTLDMIDIPLDDGSALYDTPGIINHHQMAHFVDKKELKQITPKKEIKPMVFQLNEGQTLYFGGMARFDFVAGERSSFTCFTSNDLHIHRTKREKAEELYQNHLGDLLTPPGKESMVDFPPLVKHEFTIKDIKSDIVISGLGWITVNDRNVKVEAYAPKGVGVSIRDSIIS is encoded by the coding sequence ATGGAAGAACAAACGATCACATGTGCTGGCTGTGGTGTACAGATTCAGACAGAAGATAAAAACAAGACAGGTTATGCACCTAAATCCGCACTAGAGCGAGAGGTCATTATTTGTCAACGCTGCTTTAGGTTAAAGCATTATAATGAAGTGCAAGATGTTTCATTAACAGATGATGATTTTCTGAAGTTGTTAAATACACTAGGGCATACAGATTCTCTAATTGTAAAAGTGGTAGACATCTTTGATTTTAATGGAAGCTGGCTGCCTGGTCTGCACAGGTTTGTAGGGAATAATGATGTCTTGCTAGTTGGAAACAAAGTGGATCTACTGCCTAAATCCTTAAAAAGAAACCGTCTCATTAACTGGATGAAGAAATCTGCAAAGGAAAACGGCCTCAAGCCTGTTGATGTTCTTTTAATGAGTGCAGAAAAGGGTGAAGGGGTACTAGATATTGCTTCTGAGATTGACCGCTTGCGTGATGGACGTGATGTCTATGTCGTTGGCTGTACGAATGTAGGGAAATCTACATTTATTAATCGGATTATTAAAGAGTTCGGCGGAGATACCGAACAGTTAATAACGACATCGCATTTTCCAGGGACCACACTAGATATGATTGATATCCCGCTTGATGATGGATCGGCTCTTTACGATACACCAGGAATCATCAATCATCATCAAATGGCTCACTTTGTTGATAAAAAAGAACTTAAGCAAATTACACCAAAAAAAGAAATCAAGCCAATGGTATTTCAATTAAATGAAGGACAAACGCTTTATTTTGGAGGAATGGCTCGGTTTGATTTTGTAGCTGGTGAGCGGTCATCTTTTACTTGTTTCACTTCTAATGATCTACACATTCATCGTACAAAAAGAGAGAAAGCAGAGGAGCTTTATCAAAATCACCTAGGTGATTTATTAACACCGCCAGGAAAAGAGAGCATGGTTGATTTCCCTCCGCTTGTAAAGCATGAATTTACCATTAAAGATATAAAAAGTGATATTGTTATCTCTGGTCTTGGCTGGATAACAGTCAATGATCGAAATGTAAAAGTAGAAGCTTATGCACCTAAGGGCGTAGGCGTATCCATTCGTGATTCGATTATCTCGTAA
- the aroE gene encoding shikimate dehydrogenase — protein MGKRFGLIGHPVAHSMSPQMHNDAFKDWQIDADYVALDVEAGDLEEVTEKIRNGEIDGVNVTIPHKVAIMNFLDGIDREAERIGAVNTIVRHDGKLVGYNTDGAGYMQSIEPYLPSNVKDMNILLIGAGGAARAVCASFLGAGVSSLVVANRTKEKADTLLNLISTNQDQTNAMTLSEAENGLEKFDLIVNTTSVGMSPYTEQMPISLRKLKDKAIVSDLIYNPLETAFLKEAAERGATTVNGVGMFVNQGALSFEYWTGIKPDRKRMTNIVLKTLGG, from the coding sequence ATGGGGAAACGTTTTGGGCTGATTGGACATCCTGTAGCACACTCCATGTCACCGCAGATGCATAATGATGCTTTTAAAGATTGGCAGATAGATGCAGATTACGTGGCACTAGATGTGGAAGCAGGAGACCTTGAAGAAGTGACAGAGAAGATTCGTAACGGCGAAATAGATGGTGTTAATGTTACGATCCCACACAAAGTAGCGATCATGAATTTCTTAGACGGAATTGATCGGGAAGCAGAAAGGATTGGGGCTGTTAATACCATAGTTAGACACGACGGGAAGCTTGTAGGATATAATACAGATGGTGCTGGTTATATGCAGTCGATAGAGCCTTATCTGCCGTCAAACGTAAAGGATATGAATATATTATTAATTGGAGCGGGGGGAGCTGCAAGGGCAGTATGTGCTTCCTTTTTAGGTGCAGGTGTGTCGAGTCTCGTTGTCGCTAATCGAACAAAAGAAAAAGCGGATACTCTTTTGAATCTTATTTCTACTAATCAGGATCAAACAAACGCCATGACACTTAGTGAAGCTGAGAATGGGTTGGAGAAGTTCGACCTCATTGTAAATACCACATCAGTCGGAATGAGTCCTTATACTGAACAAATGCCGATCTCTCTTAGGAAATTGAAAGATAAAGCGATAGTGAGTGACTTAATCTATAATCCGCTAGAAACAGCTTTCTTAAAGGAAGCTGCAGAGCGCGGCGCAACAACAGTAAATGGAGTGGGGATGTTTGTAAATCAGGGTGCCCTGTCATTTGAATATTGGACAGGCATCAAGCCAGACCGGAAACGAATGACAAATATCGTACTCAAAACACTTGGAGGGTAA
- the yhbY gene encoding ribosome assembly RNA-binding protein YhbY, whose translation MLTGKQKRFLRSKAHHLTPIFQVGKGGVNENMIEQIDDVLESRELIKVSVLQNCEFDKDDVAEELSKGAKAELVQVIGNTIVLYKESKENKEIILP comes from the coding sequence ATGTTAACAGGTAAGCAAAAACGTTTTTTAAGATCAAAAGCACATCACTTAACACCAATCTTTCAGGTTGGAAAAGGTGGCGTAAATGAAAACATGATTGAACAGATCGATGATGTTCTTGAATCAAGAGAATTAATCAAAGTAAGCGTGCTGCAAAATTGCGAATTTGATAAGGACGATGTAGCAGAGGAATTATCAAAAGGGGCAAAAGCAGAGCTTGTCCAAGTCATAGGAAACACGATTGTTCTTTATAAAGAATCAAAAGAAAACAAAGAAATCATTCTTCCATAA
- a CDS encoding nicotinate-nucleotide adenylyltransferase, whose protein sequence is MMKIGLFGGTFDPPHHGHMMLAEHIRVECELDQVWFIPASTPPHKKRSDMSSVDERLELVTVATRSNPHFHVSTIERDRGGRSYTIDTVKQLKEEYPAHEFFFIIGGDMVESLPSWAGIEELVNLITFIGVNRPGYSPSPVYKDHLIHIDFPQIDLSSTDIRQRVKEGKSIRYLVQEEVAEMIKESRLYGEGSGT, encoded by the coding sequence ATGATGAAAATTGGATTGTTTGGAGGGACCTTTGATCCGCCGCATCATGGCCATATGATGTTAGCTGAACATATCAGAGTGGAGTGTGAACTTGATCAGGTTTGGTTCATTCCAGCATCTACTCCGCCTCATAAAAAGCGTTCAGACATGTCTTCAGTAGATGAACGCCTTGAATTAGTGACGGTTGCGACAAGGAGCAATCCACATTTTCATGTATCTACAATAGAGAGAGATCGAGGCGGCCGTTCGTATACGATTGATACAGTGAAGCAATTGAAAGAGGAATACCCGGCTCATGAATTCTTCTTTATTATCGGCGGAGATATGGTGGAGTCTCTACCAAGCTGGGCTGGAATTGAAGAACTTGTAAACCTCATCACGTTTATTGGGGTCAACAGGCCTGGGTATTCTCCATCGCCTGTGTATAAGGATCATCTCATCCACATTGATTTTCCGCAAATCGATCTCTCCTCTACTGATATACGGCAAAGAGTAAAAGAAGGTAAATCGATACGCTACCTCGTACAAGAGGAAGTAGCAGAGATGATAAAGGAGAGCAGGTTGTATGGAGAGGGAAGCGGCACTTAA
- the yqeK gene encoding bis(5'-nucleosyl)-tetraphosphatase (symmetrical) YqeK has protein sequence MEREAALNKVKPHLTEHRYQHTLGVVDTAISLAKRYGADQNKAELAAIFHDYAKFRDKQEMRDLVQSTLKEKDVLGYGDELLHAPCGAYYVKEEIGIKDEEVLNAIRYHTTGKPDMTLLEKVVFLADYIEPGRQFKGVSEVRELSEKDLDEAIIKSLENTITFLMKRRQPVYPDTLNTYNQLIKTKRSLDK, from the coding sequence ATGGAGAGGGAAGCGGCACTTAATAAAGTAAAGCCTCATTTAACCGAACACCGCTATCAACATACTCTTGGTGTTGTGGATACGGCGATTTCACTTGCAAAAAGATACGGAGCGGACCAAAACAAGGCAGAGCTTGCGGCGATTTTTCATGACTATGCAAAATTTCGAGACAAACAAGAAATGCGAGACCTCGTACAGTCAACTTTGAAAGAAAAAGATGTGTTAGGGTATGGAGATGAGTTACTTCATGCCCCATGTGGTGCATACTATGTAAAAGAGGAAATCGGTATCAAAGATGAAGAGGTCTTAAATGCCATCCGGTACCACACAACAGGCAAGCCTGATATGACCTTGCTTGAAAAGGTTGTTTTCCTTGCTGATTATATTGAGCCAGGAAGACAGTTTAAGGGAGTATCTGAAGTTCGCGAGCTAAGTGAAAAGGATTTAGATGAAGCGATTATAAAGTCACTTGAAAATACGATTACTTTTCTAATGAAGCGAAGGCAGCCTGTGTATCCTGACACATTAAACACATACAATCAATTAATTAAAACAAAAAGGAGTTTGGATAAATGA
- the rsfS gene encoding ribosome silencing factor, with product MSESTLLTLAINAIDDKRAENIVGLNMKGISLIADYFVICHGNSEKQVQAIAHELKKVAQEEGIEIKRLEGFDQARWVLVDLGDVVVHIFHKDERTYYNLEKLWGDAPTIEIERVLS from the coding sequence ATGAGTGAATCAACATTACTAACACTAGCTATTAATGCAATTGACGATAAGCGTGCTGAAAATATCGTTGGATTAAATATGAAGGGGATTTCATTAATTGCTGATTATTTCGTGATCTGCCATGGTAATTCTGAAAAGCAAGTTCAAGCTATTGCTCATGAACTTAAAAAAGTGGCACAAGAAGAAGGAATTGAAATTAAACGTCTTGAAGGATTCGATCAAGCGCGCTGGGTATTAGTGGATCTTGGAGATGTTGTTGTCCATATTTTCCATAAAGATGAGCGTACGTACTATAACTTAGAGAAACTTTGGGGAGATGCGCCAACAATTGAAATCGAAAGGGTCTTAAGTTAA